The following proteins are co-located in the Camarhynchus parvulus chromosome 17, STF_HiC, whole genome shotgun sequence genome:
- the LOC115911020 gene encoding alpha-1-acid glycoprotein-like: MGPALVAILGLAALLPADALPCGAQRPDGITASKLPGTWLYVAGAAQFPRHQVEMLLIDHALLRLEPGPGGQDLLISHFVAVGDQCFTNNLTYLEVIAGNATLVKNAMTQQTEGMLMNVSSENLLLIQYQMQRERTYLGQYLYARNLSISTAEREEFEQHAECLGLRAEQIVYAPWKTDVCQVKAAEGINSPRPKPVAAA; encoded by the exons ATGGGCCCGGCACTCGTGGCcatcctggggctggcagcgctGCTGCCCGCGGACGCGCTGCCCTGCGGAGCGCAGCGCCCGGACGGCATCACGGCCTCCAAG ctgccGGGGACCTGGCTGTAcgtggcaggggctgcccagtTCCCCCGGCACCAAGTGGAGATGCTGCTCATCGACCACGCCTTGCTGCGCCTGGagcccgggcccggcgggcaGGACCTGCTCATCAGCCACTTCGTGGCCGT gGGGGACCAATGTTTTACCAACAACCTCACCTACCTGGAAGTCATTGCCGGTAACGCCACGCTGGTGAAGAACG CCATGACCCAGCAGACTGAGGGGATGCTGATGAACGTGAGCTCTGAAAACCTTTTACTCATCCAGTACCaaatgcagagggaaaggacctATTTGGGGCAGTATCTCTACG CCAGGAACCTGAGCATAAGCACAGCAGAGCGGGAGGAATTCGAGCAGCACGCCGagtgcctggggctgagggCGGAGCAGATCGTGTACGCGCCCTGGAAAACG GACGTGTGTCAAGTGAAAGCAGCTGAAGGCATCAACAGCCCCCGCCCAAAGCCCgtggctgcagcctga
- the LOC115911018 gene encoding alpha-1-acid glycoprotein 1-like: MLATLTLLLGLPLALATEPQSCAPLVPVTFNSTTVPQLLGQWFYIAGASRYPPHLAELRAVTFEAFSFSPGSHEDELNITEIIRMNETCVVRNFSNIQVSQENSTLVHVDDKGVASTARLIQSDKDLLILNHINIDSPNLSLSARTPNVSKEHMEEFKAHLQCLGFTEQEVFYASTEHACPLPRGEDNADPQLG, translated from the exons atGTTGGCCACCCTCACTCTCCttctggggctgcccctggcccTGGCCACCGAGCCCCAGAGCTGCGCCCCGCTCGTCCCCGTCACCTTCAACAGCACCACCGTCCCTCAG ctcctggggcagtgGTTCTACATCGCTGGTGCCTCCAGGTACCCCCCtcacctggcagagctgagagcagtgACGTTTGaggctttttccttctctcctggcAGCCACGAGGACGAGCTCAACATCACTGAAATCATAAGGAT GAATGAGACCTGTGTGGTGAGGAACTTCAGCAATATCCAGGTCTCCCAGGAGAACTCCACCCTGGTGCATG TTGATGATAAGGGGGTGGCTTCCACGGCCAGACTGATCCAAAGTGACAAAGACCTGCTGATCCTGAACCACATCAACATTGACTCCCCAAATCTGAGTCTCTCAG CAAGGACACCCAATGTGAGCAAGGAGCACATGGAGGAGTTCAAAGcccacctgcagtgcctgggcttCACTGAGCAGGAGGTGTTCTACGCTTCCACAGAG CATGcctgccccctgcccaggggtgAAGACAATGCAGATCCTCAGCTGGGGTAA